A region of Paenibacillus thiaminolyticus DNA encodes the following proteins:
- a CDS encoding flagellar motor protein: MDKTTVIGIIAGLAALIGGFLWEGGNIGGLWEKTAALIVIGGTIAAVVVSFPGKRLRSIPQALKMAFAHRAPQPEKLIDDIVALSTVARREGMLSLEDTVQRHENEYLRSGMMMVIDGTEPELVKQMLELEMDAIAEKHEGYAKIFEAAGGFAPTMGILGTVMGLIHVLGSLNDPSMLGPAIAVAFTATLYGVATANVIYLPIASKIKERSADDIRIMEMMEYGILAVQAGENPQIVRKKLSSFLLAEDAFESLKADPLMKRGMIHETQK, from the coding sequence ATGGATAAAACAACAGTCATCGGGATTATCGCAGGATTAGCCGCGCTCATCGGCGGTTTCTTGTGGGAAGGCGGAAATATTGGCGGCTTATGGGAAAAAACGGCAGCGCTCATCGTTATTGGCGGCACCATCGCCGCAGTCGTCGTCAGCTTCCCGGGCAAGCGGCTCCGCAGCATTCCCCAGGCGCTGAAGATGGCCTTCGCGCACCGCGCGCCTCAGCCTGAGAAGCTCATCGACGATATCGTGGCGTTGAGCACGGTAGCGCGCCGCGAAGGAATGCTGTCCCTGGAAGACACGGTGCAGCGGCACGAGAATGAATATTTGCGAAGCGGCATGATGATGGTCATCGACGGCACGGAACCCGAGCTGGTGAAGCAGATGCTTGAGCTCGAGATGGACGCAATCGCCGAGAAGCACGAAGGCTATGCCAAAATATTCGAAGCCGCCGGCGGCTTCGCTCCGACGATGGGGATTCTCGGTACGGTCATGGGACTGATTCACGTCCTCGGCAGCCTGAACGATCCTTCCATGCTCGGACCTGCGATTGCCGTCGCCTTCACGGCGACCCTGTACGGCGTAGCGACCGCCAACGTCATCTATCTGCCTATCGCTAGCAAGATTAAAGAGCGCAGCGCAGACGACATCCGCATCATGGAGATGATGGAGTACGGCATTCTCGCCGTTCAGGCAGGTGAGAACCCGCAGATCGTGCGCAAAAAGCTGAGCTCCTTCCTGCTTGCCGAGGATGCGTTCGAGTCGCTCAAGGCGGATCCGTTGATGAAGCGGGGGATGATCCATGAGACGCAGAAGTAG
- a CDS encoding OmpA/MotB family protein codes for MRRRSRQRAQEAANHERWLITYADLITLLLIFFVIMYAMSQVDAVKYHSLSETLQQSFKSGNTPMDQGAGILDGAYTKPGQTGALKTAEDGGSGEVEEEKPVAIGVLTDKDLAFRKQEEQLKNFMGVIQEYINDNDLGGQIEVTDIPKGISIRLSDRLLFDLSRAELKDKALPTLDKLATLLPQLDTMVSIEGHTDNLPFASGGRYKDNWELSAARALSVLRFFVDDKKLDADQFQIAGYGETRPVVDNDTEEHRQQNRRVEIIVLRSMVQ; via the coding sequence ATGAGACGCAGAAGTAGACAACGGGCCCAGGAAGCCGCCAACCATGAACGTTGGCTTATCACCTATGCCGATTTGATTACGCTGCTGCTCATTTTTTTCGTTATTATGTACGCCATGAGCCAGGTAGACGCCGTCAAGTACCACTCGCTGTCCGAGACGCTCCAGCAATCGTTCAAGAGCGGCAACACTCCGATGGACCAAGGCGCGGGCATCCTGGACGGAGCCTACACGAAGCCCGGCCAGACAGGAGCGCTGAAGACCGCCGAGGACGGGGGCTCCGGAGAAGTCGAGGAAGAGAAACCGGTCGCCATCGGCGTACTGACCGACAAGGACTTGGCGTTCCGCAAGCAGGAAGAACAGCTGAAGAACTTCATGGGAGTGATTCAGGAGTACATCAACGACAACGATCTGGGCGGCCAGATCGAAGTGACGGATATCCCCAAAGGGATCTCGATTCGGCTCAGCGACCGGCTGCTATTCGATTTGAGCCGTGCCGAGCTGAAGGACAAAGCCTTGCCGACCCTGGACAAGCTGGCTACCCTGCTGCCGCAGCTGGACACGATGGTCAGCATCGAAGGGCATACGGACAATCTCCCGTTCGCTTCCGGCGGACGCTACAAGGACAATTGGGAGCTGTCCGCAGCCCGGGCCCTGTCCGTTCTCCGCTTCTTCGTCGACGACAAGAAGCTGGACGCCGACCAGTTCCAGATCGCCGGCTATGGCGAGACGCGGCCGGTTGTGGATAATGACACGGAAGAGCACCGCCAACAGAATCGGCGGGTGGAGATTATCGTGCTGCGCAGCATGGTGCAGTAG
- a CDS encoding PDZ domain-containing protein, whose product MDLLTEIGVHLAEALLQWLLSPFYWVSILLIALIYRRQMLLERRLFAVKMHSWIEHTWHAWLGGLLAGLAVSAAAIGLGISFTSEAIIALWTVALLLLLFRVRFLCLAYSGGVLALAQFALNTFAPAWAPEGFLAPFVAAIREMDAAGLLILVALLHAAEAWLIRKQSARMAGPLFMESKRGRIVGAYQMQSLWPLPLLLLFPSVTTGTPLPWTPLLGTGWEHGWTLIAFPVVIGFSELTYTRLPQEKAAVSASRLFAYAAILLTLGLAASWWPPLVPLAAIAALGLHEALIWLSRREENERSPVFTHDPLGLRVLAVLPGSPAEALGIRIGEVIAKVNGVPVRTKEQLHQGLRANAAFCKLEVYNRDGEVRFLQRALYAGEHHQLGVLLAPDDRVAFVAVTRQPSLFALLRMPWTKLKTMLGRPEPEPGAEQPGLGAADAPEAKPVDTSAT is encoded by the coding sequence GTGGACCTCCTTACGGAAATTGGCGTTCATTTGGCGGAAGCGCTGCTTCAGTGGCTGCTGTCGCCTTTTTATTGGGTATCCATTCTATTGATTGCACTCATCTATCGCAGACAGATGCTGCTCGAGCGAAGGCTGTTCGCGGTGAAGATGCATAGCTGGATCGAGCATACGTGGCATGCCTGGCTGGGCGGGCTGCTGGCGGGCCTCGCCGTCTCGGCCGCGGCGATCGGCCTGGGCATCTCCTTCACGTCGGAAGCGATAATCGCGCTCTGGACGGTCGCGCTGCTGCTCTTATTATTCCGCGTCCGGTTCTTATGTCTTGCTTATTCGGGGGGCGTGCTCGCGCTGGCGCAGTTCGCGCTGAACACGTTCGCCCCGGCCTGGGCGCCGGAAGGCTTCCTCGCGCCGTTCGTGGCCGCTATCCGGGAGATGGATGCGGCGGGGCTGCTCATCCTGGTGGCGCTGCTGCACGCGGCGGAGGCCTGGCTTATCCGCAAGCAGTCCGCGCGCATGGCCGGCCCGTTGTTCATGGAGAGCAAGCGGGGCCGGATTGTCGGCGCCTATCAGATGCAGAGCCTGTGGCCGCTTCCGCTGCTGCTGCTCTTTCCGTCGGTGACGACGGGAACGCCGCTTCCGTGGACGCCGCTCCTGGGCACGGGGTGGGAGCACGGCTGGACGCTGATCGCGTTCCCGGTCGTCATCGGCTTCTCCGAGCTGACCTACACCCGTCTGCCGCAGGAGAAGGCCGCGGTCAGCGCCTCGCGCTTGTTCGCCTATGCGGCGATTCTGCTTACGCTCGGGCTGGCGGCTTCCTGGTGGCCGCCGCTTGTCCCGCTGGCGGCGATCGCGGCGCTTGGGCTGCATGAAGCGCTCATCTGGCTCAGCCGCCGCGAGGAGAACGAGCGCAGCCCGGTCTTCACGCATGATCCGCTCGGGCTGCGTGTGCTGGCGGTGCTGCCGGGAAGTCCGGCGGAAGCGCTCGGCATTCGGATTGGCGAAGTCATCGCCAAGGTGAACGGCGTCCCGGTGCGCACGAAGGAGCAGCTGCATCAGGGGCTGCGCGCCAATGCCGCGTTCTGCAAGCTGGAGGTATATAACCGGGACGGCGAGGTGCGCTTCCTGCAGCGCGCGCTCTATGCCGGCGAGCATCATCAGCTCGGCGTCCTGCTCGCGCCGGACGATCGCGTCGCCTTCGTCGCCGTGACGCGTCAGCCGTCGCTGTTCGCGCTGCTGAGGATGCCTTGGACGAAGCTGAAGACGATGCTAGGCCGTCCGGAACCGGAGCCAGGAGCGGAACAGCCGGGCTTAGGCGCGGCGGATGCCCCGGAGGCGAAGCCGGTAGATACTTCAGCGACATAA
- a CDS encoding S41 family peptidase has product MSFKGRTVALLVGAAVLASSVVTLAAVDLPTLASGGQAAATGKGLSPQEMQKINSALGIIENKYVTPVEREKIVNGAVHGMISALQDPYSSYMEAEEAEQFNHSIEGAFTGIGAEVTMENGEVTVVSPIKGSPAEKAGVKPKDVLLSVNGESLAGKTLNEAVEKIRGPKGTKAKITIKRAGQSDPIELTVVRDEVDFETVYPKMLDDKIGYIEVRQFSMNTFERFKEELEKLEKQGMKGLVIDVRSNPGGVLDIVQKMTEQFVPKGKTIVQVENRNKERDKYNSQGTSTAVKPYPIAVLTNKGSASASEIMASALKESAGAKLVGEHTFGKGTVQTSYDSGDGGLIKITIAKWLTPDGNWIHEKGIEPDIVVHQPDYYSVAPIPKDKVLKFDMNDADVKNMQLMLDGLGYKPGRTDGYFSKETEAALKSFQSAAGLSANGQADAKTAEKLEADILKAMRDPKNDAQLKKAVETVKQEIR; this is encoded by the coding sequence ATGTCGTTCAAAGGACGGACGGTCGCCTTACTTGTAGGGGCGGCAGTGCTGGCGAGCAGCGTGGTGACGCTGGCTGCGGTGGATTTGCCCACTCTGGCCAGCGGAGGACAAGCGGCGGCCACAGGCAAAGGCTTGTCCCCACAGGAGATGCAGAAGATCAATTCCGCTCTCGGCATTATTGAAAATAAGTATGTAACCCCGGTAGAACGCGAGAAGATTGTGAACGGGGCTGTACATGGCATGATCTCGGCACTGCAGGATCCTTACTCCTCTTATATGGAGGCGGAGGAAGCCGAACAATTCAATCACAGCATCGAAGGCGCCTTTACGGGCATCGGCGCGGAAGTGACGATGGAGAATGGCGAGGTCACGGTCGTATCCCCGATCAAGGGCTCGCCTGCGGAGAAGGCGGGCGTGAAGCCGAAGGATGTGCTTCTTTCTGTCAACGGCGAGAGCCTGGCAGGCAAGACGCTGAATGAAGCCGTGGAGAAGATTCGCGGCCCGAAAGGCACCAAGGCGAAAATCACGATCAAGCGCGCCGGCCAATCCGATCCGATTGAGCTGACGGTCGTCCGCGACGAGGTGGACTTCGAGACGGTCTATCCGAAGATGCTGGATGACAAGATTGGATATATCGAGGTACGCCAGTTCTCGATGAACACGTTCGAGCGCTTCAAGGAAGAACTCGAGAAGCTGGAGAAGCAGGGCATGAAGGGCCTTGTCATCGACGTGCGCAGCAACCCGGGCGGGGTGCTCGATATCGTGCAGAAGATGACGGAGCAGTTCGTTCCGAAGGGCAAGACGATCGTGCAGGTGGAGAACCGCAATAAGGAGCGCGACAAGTACAACTCCCAAGGAACTTCCACCGCCGTGAAGCCGTATCCGATCGCGGTGCTGACCAACAAGGGCAGCGCGAGCGCATCCGAGATTATGGCGAGCGCGTTGAAGGAATCCGCCGGAGCGAAGCTGGTCGGCGAGCATACCTTCGGCAAAGGAACGGTGCAGACGAGTTATGATTCGGGCGACGGCGGGCTGATCAAGATTACGATCGCGAAGTGGCTCACTCCGGACGGCAATTGGATTCATGAAAAAGGCATCGAACCGGATATTGTTGTTCATCAGCCGGACTATTACAGCGTCGCGCCGATTCCGAAGGACAAAGTGCTCAAGTTCGATATGAACGATGCGGACGTGAAAAATATGCAGCTTATGCTGGATGGTCTCGGTTATAAGCCGGGCCGGACGGACGGCTATTTCTCCAAGGAGACCGAAGCCGCTCTGAAGTCGTTCCAGAGCGCCGCTGGATTGAGCGCGAACGGCCAGGCGGACGCGAAGACGGCGGAGAAGCTGGAAGCCGATATTTTGAAGGCGATGCGTGATCCGAAGAATGATGCGCAATTGAAAAAAGCGGTAGAAACGGTGAAGCAGGAAATTCGCTAA
- a CDS encoding murein hydrolase activator EnvC family protein — translation MTKQGWKKKWIALIAGGALLLTLVPPTVGEASELDKVNKQLQDLQRQMQEAEQKQQEADAQKAQAEKLIKKTTKDLNYVVGEIEKKTKEMLDLTLEIDQTEANLEEAAQELEDIKHRIAEREKLLDSRVQLMYTNGAVSYIDVLFSATSFSDFVDRLDSMQTIASRDKEILTEHKRDKELAVVKKQEIETELKRVKLLYAKLDEAKKNLQLKEKEKKVMIASYEKEAEDNHGISEEQERLLMEFAKQRAELIRKKNELNAQRQQRKTGQTSRKVYTYSGGKLGLPLQADYYISSPFGYRTDPITGAKSAFHSGIDMATPGGTAIYAAEDGAVIVAEWYGGYGNCVIIDHGNGLWTLYGHIRPGGIKVQKGDIVKRGDKIAEVGQTGRATGNHLHFEVRLNGEQVNPDTYLK, via the coding sequence GATTGCCCTGATAGCAGGGGGCGCTCTTCTATTAACACTCGTGCCGCCGACGGTTGGGGAAGCGTCGGAGCTGGATAAAGTGAACAAGCAGCTTCAGGACCTGCAGCGGCAGATGCAGGAAGCGGAGCAGAAGCAGCAGGAGGCCGATGCCCAGAAAGCGCAGGCCGAGAAGCTGATTAAGAAAACGACCAAGGATCTGAATTATGTTGTCGGCGAGATCGAGAAGAAGACGAAGGAAATGCTCGATCTGACGCTCGAAATCGACCAGACGGAGGCGAATCTGGAGGAGGCGGCCCAAGAACTGGAGGATATCAAGCACCGGATTGCCGAACGGGAGAAGCTGCTCGATTCGCGCGTGCAGCTGATGTATACGAACGGCGCCGTCTCTTATATCGATGTCTTGTTCAGCGCCACAAGCTTCTCCGACTTCGTCGATCGGCTCGATTCGATGCAGACGATCGCTTCGCGGGACAAGGAAATATTGACCGAGCATAAGCGCGACAAGGAGCTGGCCGTCGTCAAGAAGCAGGAGATCGAGACGGAGCTGAAGCGGGTCAAGCTGCTGTACGCCAAGCTGGATGAAGCGAAGAAGAACTTGCAGCTGAAGGAAAAAGAGAAGAAGGTCATGATCGCCAGCTACGAGAAAGAGGCGGAAGACAATCACGGCATAAGCGAAGAGCAGGAGCGTCTTCTGATGGAATTCGCCAAGCAGCGCGCCGAGCTGATTCGCAAAAAGAATGAGCTGAATGCGCAGCGCCAGCAGCGAAAGACGGGCCAAACGTCGCGGAAAGTATATACGTACTCCGGCGGCAAGCTCGGTCTGCCGCTGCAGGCTGACTACTACATTTCTTCGCCGTTCGGTTACCGCACGGATCCGATCACCGGCGCCAAAAGCGCGTTCCACAGCGGCATTGACATGGCGACCCCGGGCGGGACGGCAATCTATGCGGCCGAGGACGGAGCGGTTATCGTAGCCGAGTGGTATGGGGGATATGGCAATTGTGTTATAATTGATCACGGTAACGGGCTCTGGACGCTGTATGGCCATATTCGCCCGGGCGGCATCAAGGTTCAGAAGGGCGATATCGTCAAGCGTGGCGACAAAATCGCGGAAGTGGGCCAGACCGGCCGCGCGACGGGCAACCACCTTCATTTCGAGGTGCGGCTGAATGGCGAACAGGTGAATCCGGACACTTATCTCAAATAA